The stretch of DNA CCCCCTAAAGGAAGGGTTAACCATGAAAAAATGGGGCGGCAGCGGCTCCCCGGACCACCGTCCGCAGCATCCACGCAACGGTTTATGCCACACGCCGGAAAAAGCCCTCACGTGGAAGCGGTTTTAGGCGCGAGGTGCGCAACAGCGGCCGCGCGCCTGGCCTGCGCGCCATCCGTCAGGGCGTGACGATGGCGAAGTTCGGCTCAGCCTTGTCCATCAGCCCCGCCCACGCCGCCAGCGCCTGCGGGTCGCCCTCGACGCGCGCGCGGCCGGCCTGGGTCTCGGCCTGCAGCGTGGCCTGGCCGGCCAGCACGCCCATCAGCACGGCGCGCGGCATGGTCAGTGTGGCCTGCGGCGCAGCATGCTGCGCGTCGGCCTTGTAGCGGAACACGCCGTTTTCGACGGTCAGCGCGAATCGCTTGCCGGTGTCCGGCTGTACCCAGTTCAGCGCCAGCGTCTTGCCGGCGGCGCGGTCGCCGTTCAGGCTGATCGCCAGGTAGTCCAGGAACATGGTGTCGGTCATCGCGCGCAGCACGTCCGGGCTGCCGGCCCGGCGGCCGGTCCGGGGCGGGCCGCTGCGCAGCTCGGCGGCGCCGCTCAGGTAGGCGTTGCGCCAGGTCGACGATTCCGCCTGGTAGCCGAGCTGCTCCAGCGCATCGGCCTCGAGCTGGCGCGCCGCCTGGTTGGACGGTTCGGCAAAGACCACATGCTTGACCACCTCGGCGACCCAGCGGTACTCGCCGCGCGCGTAGGCGGTGCTGGCCTGCTCCAGCACGCGCGCCGCGCCGCCCATGAATTCGACATAGCGCTTGCCCGCCTCTTCCGGCGGCAGCGGGTTCAGGTTGGCCGGGTTGGCGTCATACCAGCCCAGGTAGCGCTGATACACCGCCTTGGCGTTGTGGCTGACGGTGCCGTAGTAGTCGCGCAGGTGCCACTCGCTCGCAAGCGACGGCGGCAGCTTCACGCGCTCGGCAATCTCGGCCGGCACATAGCCCAGGTTGGCCAGCCGCAGCGACTGGTCGTGGATGTACTTGTAGCCGTCGCGCTGCTTGCCCAGGTAGGTGACGATTTCCTGGCGGCCCCAGGTCGGCCAGTGGTGCTGCGCGAACAGCACCTCGGTGCGGGCGCCGAAGCGGTCGATGGTCTCGTCCAGCGCGCGCCACCACTGGTTGGCGTCGCGCACCTGGGCGCCGCGGATGGTGTAGAGGTTGTGCAGGTTGTGGGTGGCGTCCTCGGCCGCGCACAAGGCCTTCCATTGGGGGAAGTACATCAGCATCTCGGCCGGGGCCTCGGTGCCCGGCGCCATCAGGAACTCGATCGGCACGCCGTCGATGGTGCGGGTCTCGCCGGTCTTGTGGATCAGGTCGGTCGGCGGGATCAGCGTCAGCGTGCCATGCGCGACGGCCTTGCCCAGGCCGGCATCGACCTGGCCGGTGGCCGAGCGCGGCAGGTTGATGCCATACATGTACTGCGCGCGCCGGCTCATGGCGGTGCCGGCGAAGACGTTCTCGCTGACGGCTTCCTCCATGAAGCCATCCGGCGCCAGCACCCTGACCCGTCC from Cupriavidus taiwanensis encodes:
- a CDS encoding alkyl/aryl-sulfatase codes for the protein MPYPTAFAAAATALAAATFSLAGSAAAATAAPGAGKPATDATARANAAVLQQLPFEDRRDFDAARRGFIGTLDTTEIRDAKGNVVWALAPYDFLKPETAPATVNPSLWRQARLNLHHGLFQVTDRIYQVRGFDIANMTIIEGESGLIVIDPLTATETARAGLELYFRHRPKKPVVAVIYTHSHGDHFGGVKGVISEDDVKAGRVRVLAPDGFMEEAVSENVFAGTAMSRRAQYMYGINLPRSATGQVDAGLGKAVAHGTLTLIPPTDLIHKTGETRTIDGVPIEFLMAPGTEAPAEMLMYFPQWKALCAAEDATHNLHNLYTIRGAQVRDANQWWRALDETIDRFGARTEVLFAQHHWPTWGRQEIVTYLGKQRDGYKYIHDQSLRLANLGYVPAEIAERVKLPPSLASEWHLRDYYGTVSHNAKAVYQRYLGWYDANPANLNPLPPEEAGKRYVEFMGGAARVLEQASTAYARGEYRWVAEVVKHVVFAEPSNQAARQLEADALEQLGYQAESSTWRNAYLSGAAELRSGPPRTGRRAGSPDVLRAMTDTMFLDYLAISLNGDRAAGKTLALNWVQPDTGKRFALTVENGVFRYKADAQHAAPQATLTMPRAVLMGVLAGQATLQAETQAGRARVEGDPQALAAWAGLMDKAEPNFAIVTP